AACTTATCAATATAAGCGACCTATTGAGAGAATAAGTTTAccgttaatatacatatatttttttaaagtcaaattagtgttaaacaaaacaatattctttttatGGCGaacgtatatatgtagtataattaCCATTGACTTGTTATACTGTTTCATATTTAGTTTCTCTTCCACTTCCAAAAGAGCATCCATTGTTACAAGAGGAAATCTAGACGCGATCTCATCAACAGTGACATCTTCTATTTCTCCAGACATACGACCACCTGCATGGAACTTTTTTACCATTATCCTGCGCTCacgtgtatttttgttttgaaccaTAGCTTGGCTCCTTTGGATAATCTAAGatacaatgaaaattaaaagtaattattcTGATTTAACTTTACAACttacttttcaattaaaaaacaatcaCTTACATCTTTCAATATTACGGATTCAGTGTTGAACACGCTGTTCTCTATTTGCCCGATCCGCTTTTCAAGTGAATCCTGtttttttataatgatttttaaaagAGATAGGACCTCTGAAAATACATAATGcacatcaaaaatatcaaaacatttataaatttttcttttgatgtgacttttgtacactttttttttacttacctGTATTGTTTTCAGATGGAATATTTTCATACCCacaatttgttttacttttacatGGCTGTCTTTCGTAAGGTGTGCTTGTATGGAATTTCTTCCGAGCAGTTGCTTggacttaaaatattaatagttaTTATAAAGTAATAGTTAAtgctatatataataaagtaccTTTTCCTTTTGAATGCTTTGACGTACTCTGCACAAATCTGTCgtccatttttatattattgttattttattctagtgtaaaaaattatatgtgagAGCTGTTATtagtttcaaatttaatttaataaaaagcgTATACGTTGTTCAGATTGTTTGTAAAATCATGGAATAAGTGACGTAAAAttggtatataaaatacttacttCTGGTgtgaaatacaaaaacatttaataatgaTATCATCTTTATTAACGTGCCCACCTAACAATATTCCTGTACTCTCAAATGAATATACTCGATTAACATATCGGCTGcaattatttcttctttattaaaagttttaattggaCTTGTCATCTTACTGAAACAGTAGTAATcgtaacaacaatttttttgagaattttttaatgTTCAGTAGATTATTCTCAAATTTATTTGATACTTCTGAGGGGGCAAAAGCTATGTACATTATAACTAACTTAATgataatatgttaaatatattagtTATTGAACAAGTTAttctaaaagttaaagaaagcTTTGGCTTGAATAATAATTGCTTCCCGATTGACAAGATTCTAATCTCAAcataaagcaaaacaaaattataacacAATGTACTGCCGACACAATCCCTTAATACGAATAATAATAGAGATAATCTAAACTCCGTGGCTTTCCAATTCTACATTTGAACTAAATTTCTAGAAACTCTTCCAAATTCTTCTGGAACAAACTTATTATTTAACTGATTATGTTTCAATTCGCTTAggtcatttttaataaataattgaagcAGATCATTGAACAAACTTATTATTTAACTGACTATTATGTTTCAATTCGCTTAggccatttttaataaataattgaagcAGATCATTATCCCTAAATCCAATAAATGCATAgtaaaacatttgaaaattagCAATTTCTACGATTCTTAGAATAATTTAAGGGCCCTCCTTCAGTTGTAAAGGTTCTTTGAAACTCTTAGTGTGTTTTCTACATATATCCTATCAATCTTTATCTATAATTGAGACAGCTCATTacaaagatatttttaaaaaaatcgtacTTTTTTCTATTTGTCATTTCCGTAAAGCAAGCTATGAAAGGGCGTTTTCTATAAACCTAACctacgattaccctcctccgcCTAACTAACGCGACGGGCTGGGAAAGAAAAGGCAAAaggttttttaagtgttgagatctaaaattgctcagctacagaaacaaaaatttcaacaggcggtggtttgactcctagtacgccattcactgagagggagtcgatgaaggttTTGATGGCTCGACTATGATTGGCAGTCAGTGattgtctgaagttcgttgcgtcctaagtccggtcggcgtactgtctgatgtcgtcgacgtaatcaaggaaggacctcttgatgttcctaggaggcggctccgctacagtcaggcgactacaggggtggtttctgccaacaccccagcagaaactgcttggagaggagcttattatgttccttaaccggaagtaTAACGGCCTCACTGCGCAGGTGttctattggggacatcaagaggcatcccgtgatagtccggagtgcagtgtcttgaaaagtctgaagcttcttcgtctgcgttgcactacatccaggcgaccatattggtgatgcatagtttaggaccggccggccgattgtcttgtatgttgccaacaacgtttgtttgtcttttccccaagagctaccggcaagcgatttgaggattttgttgcggctctatactttggcagttatcgcggtcgtaagaggagtgaaggagcacagactgttgttgttgttgttgtaacggttacctagtccccgtttgggtgataaattccagattcgttgtcgtcgaggtcatctaacgggaggcccaggaacgagctgtttcgacggggtcggaccatagggagaagggtgttagatgagtgaggtttgttgggcatgcaaagaggtggttagtgtcatgcggagactcattgcacgcaggacatgtgtttggtatgtcggggtctattctggataagtaggagtttaacctgctacagtatacagaatgaagttgcgcgagggtcactctggtttcgcacAGACTGTCTAATgttacgcctaaaattttagggttgttgactgccggaatttttgtgccatcgactgaatttttcagatccagtctgtactccttcgtccagtttgtaaaaATGGTTGCTGTAGATTTAGTGGGGGGGatgtcagactccttgcagagaagaagcgagaaaggtcggagagacGCAGTTTACTGATGATTACTATCCCGTACATTACATAATACGAGTCCTCTGGTAAAACAAGAGAATTACTCTACGAAAATCCCTTTTTAATCCCTGAACAGGGttagtttgccacaaagtaaaacatttaaataagcaTGTAacgacatttttatacccttgcgTATAGCTTGTATAAGAAATACACCTCTGATGGatattattgcttcggtgcagccaaagttaccCTCttcgtatttaaatttttaaaatttaaatcgttttttgttttcagttcttttattttaagaaaagtatTTGTGTAAAAGCAGGTACAATATACTTATTTTCTCTTCGATGAATgagtatataattaaatattaacaaaaagaaacgttagcttcggttgcagagaagcccttcacaaatacaaaagattcctttcAAGAACTCGATTCtgatcggtcaatatgtatggcagctacatgctataatTGTCCGATCTGATTGCACTATTGCACGAGATGTACGTGAACTGAATGAATATATTTGTGTAGAAAGGAGTTCGACGCGAAAAAACCATGAACACCCTgattttggaccgaccaggattATATTTTTAAGGCGTGACCGAAGGTCGCTGATGCATGAAGGAGTGCGACGCGAAATAATATATTACACATCTCTATTGAGtcgcaaatgtaaacaaacaaatctCGTGGAACTGTAATTATGCTAAGTAATTTTAAAgtacatttattttcttaaaaatacgcATAATAAATCCATATTTTGGATATATTTCAAGGTATGCAAAATAATTGCTAATGTCTTAATTGAAAAAAGTATGCAAAGTGTGTGCCCAAGTCTTTCGGactctatatatttttaagagaCTTTTCATAGCAGACTTGAAATAAAGTATAATGTACATGAATTaggttttataatataatttaaatctctacaaatacaaataaaattgtaaattataaattgcGACACAAAAGCTTAGAATTCTCTCGAactctttttcaaatttaaacttCGCTAAGGCTAAAAACGttaccatatacatacttatatatttggtCGCATGTGTAAACAAATTTGTTATGAATGGTAAAAAAATGTTGGTACAGAACATccaagtaaaatattataatgtaaGAAATGTGaattaaatattgatatttattgtagattttCGTATGAAGCGTTAATACcgatgtatatgtattataaccTAATACCTTATATTAAAAGTTAGTAACTATGGGTAAATGTATACATAGTTTAGTTCTCCAAACGAAGGAGATGgcgaaaattataaatttttttaaatcgtcttgtTTTGACGCGAAGATTATAAATCCACGACCGGAAAGtcgattttgacaataattctattttgttttatttaattttaattaatttgtgggTAGTAACCCCTGTCTTCAATGGCGGCTtccggccgcgcttcaaaaaaataacttgGGCGGTCCGAAACCAGGGTGTTCATAATCCATTCGCATCGATCTCCTTTCACCACGCAAAAGTTCGATGTAAAAGAACTATGGACactccggtgttggatcgaccagagTTATTtctttgaagcgcggccgaagaccGCCAATAAggcaaacttaatctaaaactcaccgatccaaacagggttgcccctcgcgcaacttcgttccggatactgtagcaggttaaactcctactaatccagaatagaccccgacatactaaacacatgtcctgcgtgcaatgagtctccgcatgacactaaccacctctttgcatgcccaacaaaccccactcacctaacacccttctccctatggtaataccccgtcgaaacagctcgtttcctgggcccccgttagatgacctcgacgacaacgaatctggaatttatcacccaaacggggactaggtaaccgttacaacaacacggcagtcgggtctacgtaaccggaacggacccggattaaTTCCGTCTAAAGACTGTccactcggcagaattctgccgctgcaacaacaacaaccgccaATAAGGAAAGGAATTCGACGATCTCCTCTATTCGTCCATACCGTCAGATCTATTTTGTTGAACTTGTAATTAGAGCTAAGAGATCTGAAATCTGCAGAATTCTGcccctacaacaacaacttggatacttgaaaaatatgtgcaaagtgtgttttatatacttttatatatactatatacataaattattgaaaaaatttccttTCCGCTCACAGATTTGTAATCCTGTCAAAACattcatttttgaggcctccttcgttggggacctaaactatacatttacctatGTTCTTGAATATCAATTACTTTGCCTTTTAAAAGCAACAACCTCAACCGTAGTAactaaaccaacaaaaaaaaacatttaatgtaACAGTAAACAATGGTGTAACATGTATTTCTCCTTAAATCGTGCTCTTAATCTCGCAGACTCTTCTGAGCAGTCTAAGTGGTCTAAAGTTTGTACAATGGAGCTGAAGATTAAAAAAACGTATTTAAAATGGATGGAGGATGTGAATGTGGTAGTACTAccatttttttaacattcttTACATGGTTGCTCTTACAGGAATTTAATCGACGATTGCACTATGAGCACTACCCAAATCCAGCAGGTAATACGTATACTAATATACTCACTCATACATTGCAAAAAGCACAAGATTATGTGTAGCCAAAAGTTTCTGGTAGTTTAGTGAACTCGGCATTAAgaaactcaaaaaattaaacagaaacTTCTGGTAGGACTATATGGTAATTACCTTTGATTTAACCGATAGTTGACCGTCGTACGCGAAATTGTTAACCAGTTGCCGAAAAGACTTTGATCCATTACTCTACACCAAGCAACGTAATTCACTTAATTTACACTTTTTAAGAATTCTTTTAATTCCGCATCGCTGACtggaaaaattttgttattaattttattagttttaataacTTTACTAACCTTGTATTATAACCACTGcgcttttcaaaataaattattatttccacACCAACTGCGATTGAGctcaaaacaaaaatggttgAAATGATATTAGCTTTGGTTGTCTCTTTCATTCTTTCAATATTTACTACGAAAGAAAAGCTAGCGCAAATACTTTAGTCTGAGTTCAAACAAGGAAATTTTGTTCTTTATTAGAGCCTGTTCAAATAGGGAACTTTTGTAGCGGAAACTCTGATTTTTGGAGGAGTACATTAGAAAGGACAAGAGCACCGCGTTGCtcgttttttttaaactatagtaAAACTTAACGAATCAACCAGGGTTAGATCTCCGAAATAACAGTATTCTTCGTGTTGCCGATGTTCTCGTTGTAGCGACAAAAGACCTTCCCGAAATAGTTCTTGGTTTCAGTGCGTCCTgtttcatatgcatatttgcaatatatccggaaatttcagttttatcatctgttttttttatgtaatactGAAATATGTTAACAAATATACTTACATCCGATAATGAGGAGCAAACGTTTTTAGGTCTGAACTCagaatattgtgacgaacacggatgatagaacaaaatcgaatcgacgataaattgccagaagcaactagacagcaaattcgtagtggccagaatgttcgagaagcaatgttttgttacagatttactatataagggctgccggattgtgcagcaaacacagttctagttagagtgttgtcgtgataagagcaattaagctataagcaagaagttgtaagctcgaataatgagcaataagtgttaagttgttggaatagaaataaagataagtgtgtagccattaaattgggacttttatttaacaatccagtgatcga
The sequence above is drawn from the Bactrocera oleae isolate idBacOlea1 chromosome 5, idBacOlea1, whole genome shotgun sequence genome and encodes:
- the LOC106619442 gene encoding uncharacterized protein gives rise to the protein MDDRFVQSTSKHSKGKVQATARKKFHTSTPYERQPCKSKTNCGYENIPSENNTEVLSLLKIIIKKQDSLEKRIGQIENSVFNTESVILKDIIQRSQAMVQNKNTRERRIMVKKFHAGGRMSGEIEDVTVDEIASRFPLVTMDALLEVEEKLNMKQYNKSMVAYIDKLKDLCNSVDGVLRRIFTDTLMQSFNWDGRWGKKALNTLKIINQVLFETFQADGKTFELNVKKYVELSRNRMKQKIRLQTKNKKRQELLGYP